From the genome of Colletotrichum higginsianum IMI 349063 chromosome 4, whole genome shotgun sequence, one region includes:
- a CDS encoding Oxidoreductase, producing MSSLKVLISGGGVGGPALAFWLSKLGHDVTILERSSSLRVQGQQIDIRGQGVEVIRRMGLEHLIRDKGVNEAGITFVDRKGNPQATFEANKTGIGRQSFTSEFEIMRGDLVGILFQKTKELGVKYIFGTTIESFEQDSDSVTAHLSDGTKDTFDLLVGADGQSSKTRRLMLGTGAKDPFYSLGMHMAFYTIPRWKTDTNYATVCIFLGKRMMMTRNDNPDTTQAYLAVCPTDEKTEKLLTDAENSRDTNQQKQVWSELFRGAGWQSDRFIDALQDDGVSNNFYSVHVGQIRMDKCYNNRVVLVGDAGYAPSPLTGRGTTCAFVGAYVLAGEISKHCSASSGKAADGVPGALEAFNEQILALTKSVQNISIKPSKLYPNSQWIITILYKILWLVTALRIDKILQRLQSDDVEGWKLPDYPGLSYEKGKETQKGTK from the coding sequence ATGTCTTCTCTCAAAGTTCTCATCTCGGGCGggggcgtcggcgggccGGCCCTTGCATTCTGGTTATCGAAACTCGGCCACGACGTGACCATCCTCGAGCGGTCTTCTAGCTTGCGAGTCCAAGGCCAGCAAATCGACATTCGCGGCCAGGGAGTCGAAGTGATCCGCCGCATGGGCCTGGAGCACTTGATCCGCGATAAAGGTGTcaacgaggccggcatcACTTTTGTCGACAGGAAAGGAAATCCGCAAGCGACTTTTGAAGCAAATAAGACGGGCATCGGCAGGCAGTCGTTTACGTCCGAGTTCGAGATCATGCGCGGTGACCTTGTCGGGATCCTTTTCCAAAAGACCAAAGAACTTGGCGTCAAGTACATCTTTGGCACCACCATTGAGTCTTTCGAGCAGGACTCGGACTCGGTCACGGCTCATCTGTCAGACGGCACCAAGGACACtttcgacctcctcgtcggagcAGACGGCCAGAGTTCCAAGACACGAAGGCTGATGCTCGGTACCGGCGCGAAGGATCCATTTTACTCTCTCGGTATGCACATGGCGTTTTATACCATCCCGAGGTGGAAGACGGACACCAATTACGCCACTGTCTGCATCTTCCTTGGGAAACgaatgatgatgacgagaaACGACAACCCGGATACGACCCAGGCTTACCTTGCCGTCTGCCCAACTGACGAGAAGACCGAGAAGCTGCTCACAGACGCCGAGAACAGCCGTGACACGAACCAGCAGAAACAGGTTTGGTCGGAGCTTTTCAGGGGCGCTGGGTGGCAGTCGGATCGCTTCATCGACGCTCTACAGGACGATGGCGTATCGAACAACTTCTACAGCGTGCACGTTGGGCAGATCCGAATGGACAAGTGCTACAACAATCGCGTGGTGCTCGTGGGCGATGCGGGATACGCACCGAGCCCTCTCACCGGCCGCGGAACAACCTGCGCGTTCGTCGGGGCGTACGTCCTGGCGGGGGAGATCTCGAAGCACTGCTCGGCGTCTTCGGGCAAGGCGGCCGATGGAGTGCCGGGTGCCCTCGAGGCCTTCAACGAGCAAATCCTAGCATTGACGAAATCGGTCCAGAACATTTCGATAAAGCCGTCCAAGCTCTACCCCAACTCTCAATGGATCATCACCATCTTGTACAAGATTTTGTGGTTGGTGACGGCGCTGAGGATCGACAAGATTCTTCAGAGGCTCCAATCGGACGATGTCGAAGGCTGGAAGCTCCCCGATTATCCTGGGCTCTCTTATGAGAAAGGTAAAGAAACACAGAAGGGAACGAAGTGA
- a CDS encoding GrpB domain protein produces the protein MSCSIEDILEHYEFDPSIIQRISTRKFKPALSIEPPDPAWPAQFEEIRTRINDALGPVALAVTHVGSTSVPNLPAKAVIDVDVTVSDPSDEDAYAPALEKAGFQFLVREPEWHEHRFFAMHEPYNCNLHVFKKGTAELVRHVIMKEWLIAHDDDRELYARTKMEAAQVSNSLGETVMDYNLRKEKVIREILERAFKAKGYLK, from the coding sequence ATGTCTTGCTCCATAGAAGACATCCTCGAGCACTATGAATTCGACCCTTCAATCATTCAACGTATCTCCACGCGCAAGTTCAAGCCTGCGTTATCCATTGAGCCACCAGACCCCGCGTGGCCGGCCCAATTTGAGGAGATCCGGACTCGCATCAatgacgccctcggcccaGTCGCTCTGGCCGTGACCCATGTAGGCTCGACTTCAGTGCCGAACCTGCcggccaaggccgtcatTGACGTCGATGTCACCGTTTCAGATCCCTCGGACGAAGACGCCTACGCGCCCGCGCTGGAGAAGGCGGGGTTCCAGTTCCTTGTTCGCGAGCCGGAGTGGCATGAGCACCGCTTCTTCGCCATGCACGAGCCGTACAACTGCAACTTACACGTTTTCAAGAAGGGGACCGCGGAGCTGGTGAGACATGTGATCATGAAGGAGTGGCTTATCGCCCATGATGACGACAGGGAGTTGTATGCAAGGACCAAGATGGAGGCTGCGCAAGTTAGCAATTCACTTGGGGAAACTGTCATGGATTACAACCTGAGGAAGGAGAAGGTCATTCGCGAGATTCTTGAGCGGGCATTCAAGGCAAAAGGGTACCTAAAGTGA
- a CDS encoding GrpB domain protein, which translates to MDTEKGVTDVAGVPKSDRGLRIAIIAVTISSKLAHIATGILTLPYNRFYQQNTLLPILAIAKAVEDRENDEEISAQLKRWRDRKLSEFQLVQVASTLISAAVIGCFSWPPPDSLHWLSPAFWHASISFSLFSILLAASEQFIFQTLHRSPKPRNVDKELAMILYIRRSRKVEPVHSPLEELPPIPQIRAIKIKEKGGWFPKEMPLVELRWNMIFTWQAPMMLMAYSAICFLGGLTVYVCAPLYDGQGWVGASKAAIFYLVSFFFCGVTFVWCAFWAYRFVDLGDP; encoded by the exons ATGGATACGGAAAAGGGAGTCACCGATGTTGCCGGAGTGCCCAAGAGCGACCGCGGCCTGAGAATTGCA ATCATTGCTGTAACCATCAGCAGCAAGCTCGCCCACATTGCCACCGGCATCCTGACACTCCCATACAACCGCTTCTACCAGCAAAACACGTTGCTGCCCATTTTGGCCATCGCGAAAGCCGTGGAGGATCGCGAGAATGACGAGGAGATATCAGCCCAACTCAAGCGATGGAGGGATCGGAAGCTGAGCGAGTTCCAGCTCGTGCAAGTTGCT AGCACCTTGATttcggccgccgtcatcggctgcttctcttggccgccgcccgactCGCTGCACTGGCTCAGCCCGGCTTTCTGGCACGCCAGcatctccttctcgctcttctccatcctcctcgccgcctcggaACAGTTCATCTTCCAAACGCTCCACCGGTCGCCGAAGCCGCGCAACGTCGACAAGGAGCTCGCCATGATCCTCTACATCCGCCGCAGCAGGAAGGTCGAGCCCGTGCACTCGccgctcgaggagctgccgCCCATCCCGCAGATCCGCGCcatcaagatcaaggagaagggcggctGGTTCCCCAAGGAGATGCCGCTCGTCGAGCTGCGGTGGAACATGATCTTCACGTGGCAGGCGCccatgatgctgatggcgtACTCGGCGATTTGCTTCCTTGGCGGGTTGACGGTCTACGTCTGCGCGCCGTTGTATGACGGGCAGGGATGGGTTGGAGCAAGCAAG GCGGCCATATTCTACCTCGTTAGCTTCTTCTTTTGCGGAGTCACCTTTGTCTGGTGCGCATTCTGGGCATATCGTTTTGTTGATCTCGGGGACCCCTAG